The window agcttcttaaacattttaaaaaccttatttactttacatacaacaatagtttagttatatattatagacttataaaaagagaccatctgcaaatattaaaatgtatcactggcacatgaaaccttaaatcagagtgaataaatgaagactcggcacaccactactgaaaggttgccaacccctgggttagACAAACATGTCAAAGATGGCCTAGGTAtatttgatcctgcctcagcagggggatggattagatgacctctcaaggtccttccagctctacatttctgatTGTACCACACATTTCCCTGCTTGACTGGGATACAGCTGCACAAAACGTTCCAGATCActtatttgtttgtttgggtaAACTGTCTGCCCAAGTCCATCTCCTATTTTTGAACACAGTTTAAGTGACTGGTAAGAAGTAGTTGAGGGCATATTATATTTCAGATGTTGCTGCATTACCCGGTGGAAGGATTAGTACACTGCTTTCTATTTTAGTTGGGAGTCTGAGTATATCTTTCTTGTAATCTGGAGTACAGGCGAAGTACTTTAGTTGGAAAATATTGACAAACATATATTCTGTGAACTAGCAATGTTTGTGAGGGATACAACTTTCAAAGTTATTTCTTTAGAAAAGTTGGGATGTTTTGCTCAAACTCAAACTGGTGAGTCTGACAATCAAATTTCTGGCAGCCTTTGTTTCCTTGACTAAAATCAGAATTACCTATAGGAGTAAAAGTGAAGATATATTCAGAGACATTGGCTTTTCCCCTCACTTTTTCCAGATTCTAATGACATGGCCTGCAAATAAGTGTTGTAATAACTACGTTTGGTTAATTTGATGGAGCATCTTGTAAATGTGGTATGTTTAGAAGATTACTCTTTCCATTTAGACCCAGCAGCCTTACCTTGTATAATTATGCTTAGTAGTAATTGAACAGAGAAAGGAAGCCCACTAATACTTTTTAAATTAGAAGTCCTTGCCATCTTATTTCTCTAAGACCACAAAGGATAGACAATTTATTCTAGGTTTCCCATTTTTTCTTTCCACTTGATTTGATTAAAATTCTTGAGACAATCCTGGATTTAGTCACCAGATGGCACTGTAATGATATTCTCTTGTAATCCTCTGAATAGCTGAGGTTTCATTTGAAGTGACCCACAACATTGTCTacaatgaaaaattatttcaactttttaaaaagagttctTTGCATTGTTTGCAGTTTTACTTTGAACTTTGGCAGGGAGATAGTTCTGAGAAGGGCTCTTTATTGGCCTCATAAAAATCCATTCAAATTTTTCCAAGTTAAAGGTTTTGACAATTGCCACTGCCTGTCTTTGTCTCACACAGAACAGGCTATTTTTGGAAATACACCAAAATCCCATAACATGCCATTAGCATGGCACATGCAGCTCCCTGGTACTTTAGCATTTTCCAATCAGAGCCAAAGCTTCAGCTGGGACAGACAAAAATTCATGATGATGGTCATTATCCTCTTCAGCCTGCTGCAGCTTTTCCCTATCCCTATATACTTTGGCCTAGGTACAGGAGAATATATAACGTACTAAGACCTAGCTCTAGGCAACCACAGATTCTAATCTAGACTCATTCACCTGTTTTACTAACCAGCATTAATAATTCTGTGCCTTTCACAATCCTTATTACTGATTACAAAGTGATGGGTTATACAAATTGGGAATACAGCACAGATCTCTCCCTAGTTCAGCAGAACCTTGTCTCAAAATTAAGAACAAATAAACTGCTTGTGTGAAAACGTGATTAAGTAGCAGTCACGCATCCCATCTCTCCTTACCCCCTGCTTGTTTGTTTTGAATGTTGTTTATTTTCAAGGGCCTGATCCGCCAAATATACACATGCAAATTAGGGGAGTACTGCTAGTAATGATCTGCACGTGTGTCTGCAGGATTATGGTCTAAGCGAGTAAGCACTTTAGGGCAGTAACTACTATAATGAAACCCCAGACTTTTTCAGGCCTTTAGATATAACGTAGCTTTACGATGAAGGACCCAAAACTGCTTCACTCGCTGTAGAGAGAGATCCACTAAACCACAACCGCTTCGGTAGAGGGTAGCTGCCAAGAAGCGTGCGGCAAGGATTTAACAGCctgcacaaccccatgctcttctGAAAAGCGCCATGGCATGAATGTCCCAGCACAGCGAATGGGCCATTCCCGGACACAAGCAAACCTGCTCCACCCCATTGGCGTAGGCCAGGACGCGCgctctccagtcccagcttccacgccccctccctcccgccgGTGGGAGTCACTGCGCAGGCGCAACGGCTGGGCAGTTGGAGGGAGGGGCTTTCGTCAGAGGCGTTAACTCGTTGGGGTTGGCGCCGCCGCCATTTTGAATTCGCTGTCTGCTGGTCGGATCCGTGGCTGCGGCGGGTAAGTGCGGCTCCGTGACCCCCTGAGAGCGCGAGAGAGACCGAGGGAAGACGAAACATGGCAGCGAACAGCCGGAACTTGAAACAAGTGCGGATCGAAAACAGCTCCCCGGCGGCCCCGCTCGGCATGGTGGGGGGCGGCGGCCTGAAGGGGATGCGGGGCCTGGAGGCGGACAACGAGGTAGGGGCGATGGCGCTGGCGCAGGTCAAAGAGGCTGGCGACGAGGAGCAGGAGGTCGGGTTCACCATCGACATCAAGAGCTTCCTCAAGCCCGGCGAAAAGAGCTACACGCAGCGTTGCCGTCTCTTCGTGGGGAACCTGCCCACCGACATCACCGAGGAGGACTTCAAGCGCCTCTTCGAGCGCTACGGGGAGCCCAGCGAGGTCTTTATCAACCGCGACCGCGGCTTCGGCTTCATCCGCCTGGTAAGGACCTCTTCCCCCCTACGTGTCTGCGAGGGAGTCGGGCAGGCCTCCCCCCTCCGCTCCAGGCACCGTGTGGAGGGACAGGTCTTGTCCCGGTGTTTGCATCCCACacgggcatggggggggggggcgtaaaCGGACTGGGACGGACCTCGCCCCTACAGTCGCCTAACCTACATCCCCCCCGAcaccgtgtgtgtggggggcagtgaGACAGTCCTTATGTCGTCGTCCCCTCACGGCCTCTGTGTGCGTGTTGTGGGCAGAGTGGGACAGATGTTTCCCCGCAGCCTCGTCTCCTTTCCCTTGTCAGTACAATCAGTGCTAGTGTCACTGCCACCAGCTTTATtgcttctcttctcttgcttctccGCCTGCTACAGTTCTTTCTTCCATACCTTGCCATGGTCCCACTTCCATACACTGATTGCCCCTGCCTTATCGTCTCCATTTCTATCCCCACTAGTGCACACTGTTGCCTGTCCAGCTGCCTTCACCTACCAGTCCCACTTGTTCTACACAGATAATCTGAGACTTACCTTTTAATTTTCAGTAGTAGAAAATGGAAAATGATTCTTTGAGTAAGAGAGCATGTTAAATTGGGTTGAGATGGTTGGCCCATCCTTGCACTGCATTATTTCCAGAAGTTTCTTTGTTTGACTAATTGGATTTTTCATGTTTATGATGTAGCATGAATTAACATTTTATTATACTTCAAGGAGCAGATTCTGGATACTTCTCCCACTCCTTTTGTTCTTTAGTTTTTTGAAAGCCAAATATGCACAGTCTGAGCCTGGTAGGATTATTTGCTGTATGCTTCCATTCATGAAAACATGAGCATCAATTTCAGAGGTATACTGAGGTATACAGAGTTATACCATTTGCATTTTAGTGAAATATATTGTTAGATAAAATTGCTGTTTGCTTGAGATCCTTTTGAAgagggcctacattttcaaaagttactagtacacctctacctcgatataatacGATCGCATGTAACATgtattcagatataacacggtaaagcagtgctctgtgggggcgtggggctgcgcactcaagtgcatcaaagcaagtttgatataatgcagtttcacctataacgtaagatttttttggctcccaaggacagcgttatatcggggtagagatgtaccaGTGTTTTTGCATGCCCCACTTTAATGGGCTCCACTTTAAGAAACCTGGTTTTATTTAGCATGATATGTGCTCGTCATTTCTGAGAATCTAGTTTCTGGTATCTCATGAAAAAATGGAGGCAGTCAAAACTAGGTTATTGGCCAAAGGTTTTGACATGTTAGTTTTGAATTGCTTGCTATGCTGGGATGCTTTTCATAGCCAAATCTGCTGTAAATAGAGAATGCACAGGGTGATGGGCATAGAAAGACAGTTAAGATTTTTTGGGGCACTTAAATTGTCAGTTTCCATAATTTCCAGTATTTtagatttgttttaaattgtaactttgccattgatttttctAATGTATAAacacttgtatttttaaaaaatgttgctaAACATAGTCTTTTTTTCTTGAATATATAACTGGGATAGAATACAGTCCCTTTGCTAGTAGTAGCTGAGAGGATTAAGGAAGGGAGCATCTCATGTCACTCTTTTGCAGCCTTTTTGGCCAACTGAACAATTTTTCAGAGGTTGTGGAGAAGGAGAAAGCTGTATCCCACTTTCCTTGGCTTGAGGAATAATTCCCTTAGTACAATAACTTGGGGTATAGTGAAAGAAGTTAAAGCAAAAATTTCAGGATAAGAATGGGACGGCAACATCAGAGAATACTGGCACTTGGGTTAGATAGatacaaaagacacaaaaacaagTGAACAGTAATAAATACAACAAGTATAATGAAAATCCCTAGAGAAAACATAACTCTTTGCTTCTAGGATGAAGATTGTATTTGACTTTATTTCGACAATCAGTTCAATCAAAAATGATAGTGGATAAAAAGAAtggtaacaaaaaaaattccctaCAAATTCAAAAATTTCTGTCAAAGAGTGAATGAGGGAAACTCTCCCCCCATCACGGGCAGAaatgaaaataatatatatatccCTATGGAAAAAAAGTTGTGTGAAAGTTCTGAACTCACTTTGACTGTCCATATAAAGAGTTGCATACTTTTCTGCAGTAGAAATGTGCTAGGGGAATCATCCTGTAACACATGCAAGCAAAACTCATGGATTTAAAGTACgacacagattgaggtgtcactagaggagattttggaattaattgataaacttaacagtagcaagtcactgggaccagatggcattcacccaagagttctgaaagaactcagatgtgaagttgcggaactattaactatggtttgtaacctgtcctttaaatcggtttctgtacccagtgactggaagatagctaatgtaatgccaatacaCGTCTACCTTGTTATAACgctacccaatataacacaaactTGGATATGACACGGTAAAGCATAACTCCGGAGGGGGTAGAGCTGCGTGGTCCAGCAGATTAAAGCAAGTTCGATGTAACATGGTtttacctataacgcggtaagatttttttagctcccgaggacagcgttatatcaggatagaggtgtatttaaaaaaggctctagaggtgatgcTAGCAATtgcagactggtaagtctaacatcagtatcgggcaaattagttgaaacaatagggaagaataaaattgtcagacacgtagaagaacataaattgttgggcaaaggtcagcatggtttctgtaaagggaaaccgtgtcttactaatctattagagttcttttgaaggggtcagcaaacatgtggacaagggggatccagtggacatagtgtacttagatgtccagaaagcctttgacaaggtccatcaccaaagactcttacgtgaattaagttgtcatgggataagagagaaggtcttttcatggactgagaactggttaaaagacagggaacaaagggtaggaataaatagtaaattctcagaatggagaggggtaacaagtggtgtaccccaagggtcagtcctaggaccaattctattcaacttactcataaataatctggagaaagaagtaaaaagtgaggtggcaaagtttgcagatgatactaaactgctcaagatagttaagaccaaggcagactgtgaagaacttcaaaaagatctcacaaaactaagtgattgggcaacaaaatggcaaatgaaatttaatgtggataaatgtaaagtaatgcacattggaaaaaataaccccaactatatgtacaatatgatgggggctaatttagctacaacaaatcagggaaaagatcttggcatcatcgtggatagttctctgaagatgtccgcgcaatgtgtagtggcagtcaaaaaagcaaacaagatgttaggaatcattaaaaaggggatagagaataagatggagggTATCTTATTGTCCTTgtataaatcgatggtatgcctgcatcttgaatactgcgtacagatgcggtctcttcatctcaaaaaagatatactgacactagaaaaggttcagagaagggcaactaagatgattaggggtttggaacaggtcccatatgaggagaaattagagactaggacttttcagcttggaaaagaggagaataaGTGTGGATATGATGGaggcatataaaatcatgagtgatgtagagaaagtaaataaggaaaagttatttacttgttcccataatacaagaactaggggccacaaaatgaaattaatgggcagcaggtttaaaacaaataaaaggaagttcttcacacagcgcacagtcaacttgtggaactgcttacctgaggaggttgtgaaggctaggactataacagcgtttagaagaactggatacattcatggaggttaagtccattaatgactattagccatgatggggtaaagaatggtgtccctagcctctgtttgtcagagggtggagatggatggcagaagagagatcacttgatcattacctgttgggttcactccctctggggcacctgacattggccactgggatactgggctagatggacctttggtctgaccccgtccggtcattcttatgttcttatgatgtaTTATTAGAACGAATTATGTGGAAAAACAAATGCAGATTGCTCAACTTTCAAAATATTCTCCTCCCAAAGCAAGAATATTTCAGATTCCATTTGTTCAATGATTTCAGCAATCTCCCCCTAATTTTAATATGCTcataattttttaataaaagtttaatGGTAAAATAGCTGAAAACTAATAAATTGACTCGGTATCCTTGAGGAAAGTATAGAATGGATGCATATaaaatgttgttgtttgtttttccctcttGGAAAGGAGTCTAGAACACTGGCTGAAATAGCAAAGACAGAACTTGATGGTACTATTTTGAAAAGTAGACCACTTCGAATTCGATTTGCTACACACGGAGCTGCCTTAACAGTCAAGAATCTTTCACCTGTGGTTTCCAATGAGCTTCTGGAACAAGCTTTTTCTCAATTTGGTCCAGTGGAGAGGGCTGTTGTTGTAGTAGATGACCGTGGCAGAGCTACAGGAAAAGGTTTTGTAGAGTTTGCAGCAAAACCTCCGGCAAGGAAGGCTCTAGAGAGATGCAGTGATGGGGCATTCTTACTAACAACGTAAGTTAAaggattttgtttcttttctggtCAGATTTATGGGTGAGTGTTTTTATGATGTACAGAAAACTTCAACCACAAGCATGGCCATACCTTTTATTGTTTTCTCAGAACTGGGATACCAGATTTGTTGTGAAATAAATGTCAGCTGGAAGGTTGTTTTGTGTATTCACACCAAGCATCTTACTTTGCTCAAGAATTTTTCTCTGAAAACAAGCTAGTTATGAATTATATCTACAACCATAAGGTTTATTTGATTATATGTAAATACAGTGTTTTCATGGATAGATGTTATTATTTTCTAATTTTCTAATTAGATTCTTTAATTATTTGCCAGTAACTTTTACTTTCTCCATAGCTGTTCAGAATTCTCCAAAGGCATTTAGATTCTTCTTGGTTTCACTCCTGACCATGAAGTTTCCAGTAACAGTAGTGAAAACTGACAAGACTCTAGTTGTTTACTTTGTGGTATGTTGGCAAAACCATAAGCAGAAGTATTGAAATTTTCTATTTGCAAACTTAGGAGGAACATGACCCTGTATCTGTTCATATTTTCAAGGTTATGTTTGCAACTATATTGCTTCCTACTAACTGTGGGCAGGTAAATATTTCAGGTCTTGCTATTATTGATAGCACCTCATCACCTTTTTTTAATATCTTCCATCATACTTTTGTAAATTCGCCTTTCCACACATTGCCATAATGGCAGAGGATTATTGGTGGTGTTGTGACTGGTTGCCTACATGCATT of the Gopherus flavomarginatus isolate rGopFla2 chromosome 1, rGopFla2.mat.asm, whole genome shotgun sequence genome contains:
- the PSPC1 gene encoding paraspeckle component 1 isoform X5, translating into MAANSRNLKQVRIENSSPAAPLGMVGGGGLKGMRGLEADNEVGAMALAQVKEAGDEEQEVGFTIDIKSFLKPGEKSYTQRCRLFVGNLPTDITEEDFKRLFERYGEPSEVFINRDRGFGFIRLESRTLAEIAKTELDGTILKSRPLRIRFATHGAALTVKNLSPVVSNELLEQAFSQFGPVERAVVVVDDRGRATGKGFVEFAAKPPARKALERCSDGAFLLTTTPRPVVVEPMEQFDDEDGLPEKLMQKTQQYHKEREQPPRFAQPGTFEFEYASRWKALDEMEKQQREQVDRNIREAKEKLEAEMEAARHEHQLMLMRQDLMRRQEELRRLEELRNQELQKRKQIQLRHEEEHRRREEEMLRQREQEELRRQQEGGFKPNFLDNVWGYRLPRI
- the PSPC1 gene encoding paraspeckle component 1 isoform X4; protein product: MAANSRNLKQVRIENSSPAAPLGMVGGGGLKGMRGLEADNEVGAMALAQVKEAGDEEQEVGFTIDIKSFLKPGEKSYTQRCRLFVGNLPTDITEEDFKRLFERYGEPSEVFINRDRGFGFIRLESRTLAEIAKTELDGTILKSRPLRIRFATHGAALTVKNLSPVVSNELLEQAFSQFGPVERAVVVVDDRGRATGKGFVEFAAKPPARKALERCSDGAFLLTTTPRPVVVEPMEQFDDEDGLPEKLMQKTQQYHKEREQPPRFAQPGTFEFEYASRWKALDEMEKQQREQVDRNIREAKEKLEAEMEAARHEHQLMLMRQDLMRRQEELRRLEELRNQELQKRKQIQLRHEEEHRRREEEMLRQREQEELRRQQEGGFKPNFLDNMRLAQHLLVTKVLLQ
- the PSPC1 gene encoding paraspeckle component 1 isoform X6, whose translation is MAANSRNLKQVRIENSSPAAPLGMVGGGGLKGMRGLEADNEVGAMALAQVKEAGDEEQEVGFTIDIKSFLKPGEKSYTQRCRLFVGNLPTDITEEDFKRLFERYGEPSEVFINRDRGFGFIRLESRTLAEIAKTELDGTILKSRPLRIRFATHGAALTVKNLSPVVSNELLEQAFSQFGPVERAVVVVDDRGRATGKGFVEFAAKPPARKALERCSDGAFLLTTTPRPVVVEPMEQFDDEDGLPEKLMQKTQQYHKEREQPPRFAQPGTFEFEYASRWKALDEMEKQQREQVDRNIREAKEKLEAEMEAARHEHQLMLMRQDLMRRQEELRRLEELRNQELQKRKQIQLRHEEEHRRREEEMLRQREQEELRRQQEGGFKPNFLDNL
- the PSPC1 gene encoding paraspeckle component 1 isoform X3; this translates as MAANSRNLKQVRIENSSPAAPLGMVGGGGLKGMRGLEADNEVGAMALAQVKEAGDEEQEVGFTIDIKSFLKPGEKSYTQRCRLFVGNLPTDITEEDFKRLFERYGEPSEVFINRDRGFGFIRLESRTLAEIAKTELDGTILKSRPLRIRFATHGAALTVKNLSPVVSNELLEQAFSQFGPVERAVVVVDDRGRATGKGFVEFAAKPPARKALERCSDGAFLLTTTPRPVVVEPMEQFDDEDGLPEKLMQKTQQYHKEREQPPRFAQPGTFEFEYASRWKALDEMEKQQREQVDRNIREAKEKLEAEMEAARHEHQLMLMRQDLMRRQEELRRLEELRNQELQKRKQIQLRHEEEHRRREEEMLRQREQEELRRQQEGGFKPNFLDNWEGCKAGRVATQLHGKAACS
- the PSPC1 gene encoding paraspeckle component 1 isoform X2, which codes for MAANSRNLKQVRIENSSPAAPLGMVGGGGLKGMRGLEADNEVGAMALAQVKEAGDEEQEVGFTIDIKSFLKPGEKSYTQRCRLFVGNLPTDITEEDFKRLFERYGEPSEVFINRDRGFGFIRLESRTLAEIAKTELDGTILKSRPLRIRFATHGAALTVKNLSPVVSNELLEQAFSQFGPVERAVVVVDDRGRATGKGFVEFAAKPPARKALERCSDGAFLLTTTPRPVVVEPMEQFDDEDGLPEKLMQKTQQYHKEREQPPRFAQPGTFEFEYASRWKALDEMEKQQREQVDRNIREAKEKLEAEMEAARHEHQLMLMRQDLMRRQEELRRLEELRNQELQKRKQIQLRHEEEHRRREEEMLRQREQEELRRQQEGGFKPNFLDNLEHALEGRGNLGPVLSFYPFWPSMEFVYSITFGRF